The Styela clava chromosome 10, kaStyClav1.hap1.2, whole genome shotgun sequence genome window below encodes:
- the LOC120337101 gene encoding uncharacterized protein LOC120337101, which yields MTFNHLKSNANAYDPESEFAKQFNCRIISNEMINNGLAPFNLKWIECDNLFPSVFMHATCMTRCQNPRTQSFLSLRKYRIQPIEAIYSFEARRNSKIFVMTKRLIRGCRCVLRWREKHYSRRWPARTS from the exons ATGACGTTTAACCATCTGAAGTCAAATGCGAATGCTTACGATCCTGA gtcAGAATTCGCAAAACAGTTCAACTGCAGAATCATTAGCAACGAAATGATAAATAATGGTCTCGCTCCATTTAACTTAAAATG GATTGAATGCGATAATTTATTTCCGAGTGTTTTTATGCATGCCACCTGCATGACCCGATGTCAAAACCCACGAACACAATCATTTCTTTCTTTAAGAAAATACCGAATTCAGCCTATTGAAGCTATTTATAGCTTCGAAGCAAGaagaaactcaaaaatattcgtTATGACGAAAAGGTTGATTAGAGGATGCAG ATGTGTTCTCAGATGGCGGGAGAAGCATTACTCAAGGCGTTGGCCTGCTAGAACTTCTTAG